A window of Chlamydiales bacterium genomic DNA:
ACTTGTTGGTGCTGTTTCAAAAAGAGGTTTGCCAAAGATTGCGGCTTCAGACACTGTGATATCCCTTCTAATTTTAGAATCTAAAAGTTTTCCAGGAAACGTACTTTCAATGACTTCTAAAAAGGCTTGGTTGCTTTTACCTCGTGGATTCCAAAAAGAGAGGGCAACACCCAGGACGCTTAAAGGATGGCGCTCTGCTATGCTTTTAATAAAAAGAGCCAAGCGCTCAAGGCCTTTAATGCTGTAAAATTCGGGTGTTGCACAGATGAGAGCATGGTCTGCTGCAATGAGAGCGGATTCTGTAAGCCAGCAAAGTGAGGGAGGTGTATCAACAATGATGTAGTCATATTTTAAAGGCTCTAAAATGTTTTTTAGTCTTTCGTGGGAATAGCGATCGGAGGCAAGGTCGCCATAGACTTCAACTCTTTCTAAAAATGTATCCGCAGGGACAAGATCAAGCTTGGCGATATTAGTTTTACAAATGATCTGTTTTGCGCTTTTTTTGCCTTGCAATACAGAAGCCATACTATCAAGCTTGTCCGGATCAAATCCAAGGCCTGCAGTTAGATTCGCTTGAGCATCAAAGTCTACAAGAAGAACTTTTGCTTTATGATACTTTGCAAGGGCTGCACCTAGGTGAAGTGCGGTAGAAGTTTTTGCGGTTCCGCCTTTAAAACTGCTGATAGCAATACATTTCATAGGGAGCCTTCCTTGGTATAAGGAGAGAGAAGTGCTTTTGTATGCATTTCTTTTTCAATTGTTGAGATAAACTCGTCGATATTCAATTCCCCTATAACAAGGTTATCGCGGGTACGAAGAGAGCAATTTTGATGTTCAACTTCCTTGTCTCCAATTGTAAGCATATAACTTGTTTGCGCCACTTGTGCTTCTCTCACTTTTTTACTGATAGATTCGGACGTGTCATCTACTTCGCAAAGAATGCCTGCAGAATGAAGTTTTTTTGCAATTTCATTTGCAAATGGAACGTGTCTATCGGCAACTGTTAGTATGCGAACTTGTCTTGGATTCAACCAAAGAGGAAACCTTCCTGCAAAGTGTTCTATGAGTATGCCAAAGAAGCGCTCGATAGATCCGTAGATCACTCTGTGTAGCATAACAGGTCTGGGCCTTGTTCCATCATTACTTACATACTCTAGATCGAATTTTTGAGGAAGTGCAAAGTCTAGTTGAATGGTTCCACATTGCCAGGTACGCCCAATTGCGTCTTTAATGTGAATGTCTATTTTGGGGCCATAGAAAGCGCCATCTCCCTCATTGAGGCGGTAAGGCCTTTTCATAGATTCCAGAGCTTGTTTTAGACCACTTGTTGCAGCATCCCAATCTTCATCACTACCAATTGTATTTTTTTCTGGACGAGTAGAGAGTTCCAAATGGTAGGAAAGACCAAAAGTTGTATAGATTTCATCTACGAGGTGTAAGATGTTTTGAATTTCATTACCAATTTGTTCTCTTGTTAAAAAGATATGAGCATCATCTTGGTGAAATCCACGTACTCGAAATAGGCCAGAGAGCGCACCAGATGCTTCGTGACGATGAACATGGCCGATTTCGGCAATACGTAAAGGAAATTCCCTGTAGCTATGAGGAACAGATTTGTAGTAAAGCATGCATCCTGGGCAATTCATGGGCTTTATGGCAAATTCACGCTCCTCGATAGAGGAAGTATACATATTTTGGCGGTAGTTGTACCAATGGCCAGATTTTTCCCAAAGCTCTCTAGTCATCATGACAGGTGTTTTAATTTCTACATAATGTGCTTTTTTGTGACACTCTCTCCAGTATTCAAGGAGTTTATTCCAAATGATCATGCCTTTTGGATGGATGAAGGGCATACCAGGAGCTTCTTCTTTGAGTGAGAACAGGTCTAATTTTGGTCCGAGTACTTTGTGATCTCTCTTTTTTGCTTCTTCTTGCTGATGTAAGAACTCTTTTAAAGATTTTCTGTCAGGAAAAGATATCCCATAAATACGCGTGAGCATCTCGTTTTTAGAATCACCATGCCAATAGGCACCTGATGTCTTTAAAACCTTGAAAGCTTTAATTTTTCCAAGGTTTGGAATGTGTGGACCTCTACAAAGATCAAAAAACTCACCCTGACGATAGCCAGTAAGCTCTCCATTTCCAAATTTTTCAATGAGCTCTGTTTTATACTTATTGTTTTTAAAGGAGGCTAGAGCCTCTTCTTTACTTGCAAAGACTTCTCTTTTTGTTACATAGTTTTCATTGATAATTTTTTCCATTTCAGCTTCGATTCTTTCAAAATCAGTATCGGAAATCCAAAGATCAGCAAAATCATAGTAAAATCCATGTTCAATGGGTGGTCCAATTGTAGGTTTTGCGTTGGGAAAAAGACGCAATATGGCTTGTGCTAAGACGTGAGCAGTCGTATGCCAAAACATCTCTTTTCCAATAGGGTCATCAAAGGTCCAAAAAGTAACTAAATCGCCTTCATGTAGAGAATGAGATAAGTCAAGAGTTGTCCCGTTGATGCTTATACCAAGGCCTTGATTTGGCCCCGTTAGATTGAGCTTTTGCGCTAAATCTTTTGCGGTGGAATCATTATTGATTTCAACTTGTATGGTTTTAGAAGTTTTATTATCTATGACATTAATTAACATAATAGTGAATTCACACGGGTAAA
This region includes:
- the thrS gene encoding threonine--tRNA ligase, whose amino-acid sequence is MLINVIDNKTSKTIQVEINNDSTAKDLAQKLNLTGPNQGLGISINGTTLDLSHSLHEGDLVTFWTFDDPIGKEMFWHTTAHVLAQAILRLFPNAKPTIGPPIEHGFYYDFADLWISDTDFERIEAEMEKIINENYVTKREVFASKEEALASFKNNKYKTELIEKFGNGELTGYRQGEFFDLCRGPHIPNLGKIKAFKVLKTSGAYWHGDSKNEMLTRIYGISFPDRKSLKEFLHQQEEAKKRDHKVLGPKLDLFSLKEEAPGMPFIHPKGMIIWNKLLEYWRECHKKAHYVEIKTPVMMTRELWEKSGHWYNYRQNMYTSSIEEREFAIKPMNCPGCMLYYKSVPHSYREFPLRIAEIGHVHRHEASGALSGLFRVRGFHQDDAHIFLTREQIGNEIQNILHLVDEIYTTFGLSYHLELSTRPEKNTIGSDEDWDAATSGLKQALESMKRPYRLNEGDGAFYGPKIDIHIKDAIGRTWQCGTIQLDFALPQKFDLEYVSNDGTRPRPVMLHRVIYGSIERFFGILIEHFAGRFPLWLNPRQVRILTVADRHVPFANEIAKKLHSAGILCEVDDTSESISKKVREAQVAQTSYMLTIGDKEVEHQNCSLRTRDNLVIGELNIDEFISTIEKEMHTKALLSPYTKEGSL
- a CDS encoding ParA family protein, whose amino-acid sequence is MKCIAISSFKGGTAKTSTALHLGAALAKYHKAKVLLVDFDAQANLTAGLGFDPDKLDSMASVLQGKKSAKQIICKTNIAKLDLVPADTFLERVEVYGDLASDRYSHERLKNILEPLKYDYIIVDTPPSLCWLTESALIAADHALICATPEFYSIKGLERLALFIKSIAERHPLSVLGVALSFWNPRGKSNQAFLEVIESTFPGKLLDSKIRRDITVSEAAIFGKPLFETAPTSRAAEDYIAFTKEILKRM